From the genome of Thunnus thynnus chromosome 1, fThuThy2.1, whole genome shotgun sequence, one region includes:
- the nqo1 gene encoding NAD(P)H dehydrogenase [quinone] 1 codes for MAQKTALIVYAHQSTGSFNAAVRDVAVQELTEQGYRVVVSDLYAMNFKANATQDDIIGDLKNPELFQYGDETMHAWMEGRLSDDIVAEQRKVEESELIIFQFPLYWFSVPAIMKGWMDRVLAQGFAFSLEKMYDNGIFKKKKAMLSFSTGATQTMFRPDGINGDINISLWPLQNGTLHFCGFQVLAPQIFWSPAHCPPAVRTAMLEGWRARLKGLLAEKCLTFAPCEMFDLSFQGGFMLRPKVKEEQESQPFGITTGHHLGKPLPPDNQTKVQPTDENSVKPSCRN; via the exons ctcAGAAGACGGCTCTGATCGTTTACGCCCACCAGAGCACCGGCTCGTTCAACGCGGCGGTTCGAGACGTGGCGGTGCAGGAGCTGACGGAGCAGGGCTACAGGGTCGTCGTGTCTGACCTGTACGCCATGAACTTCAAAGCTAACGCCACCCAGGACGACATCATCG GTGATCTGAAGAACCCGGAGCTTTTCCAGTACGGAGACGAGACGATGCACGCCTGGATGGAGGGCCGCCTCAGTGACGACATCGTAGCCGAGCAGCGCAAAGTAGAAGAGTCTGAACTCATCATCTtccag TTTCCTTTGTACTGGTTCAGTGTGCCGGCCATCATGAAGGGCTGGATGGACAGAGTGCTGGCACAAGGCTTTGCTTTCTCCCTGGAAAAGATGTACGATAACGGCATTTTCAAG aaaaagaaagcgATGTTGTCCTTCTCGACCGGAGCGACACAGACTATGTTCCGCCCTGATGGCATCAACGGAGACAtcaacatctcactgtggcctCTACAG AACGGGACTCTGCACTTCTGTGGATTTCAGGTTCTGGCTCCTCAGATATTCTGGAGTCCGGCTCACTGTCCCCCCGCCGTGCGAACCGCGATGCTAGAAGGGTGGCGGGCCCGACTAAAAGGACTGCTGGCTGAAAAGTGTTTGACCTTTGCCCCCTGCGAGATGTTTGACCTCAGCTTTCAAGGGGGGTTCATGCTGCGGCCCAAGGTGAAGGAGGAACAAGAGTCGCAGCCCTTCGGTATCACCACGGGACACCATTTAGGGAAACCGCTGCCGCCTGACAACCAAACCAAAGTTCAACCCACCGATGagaatagtgtgaaaccatcCTGCAGGAACTAG